In the genome of Trichoplusia ni isolate ovarian cell line Hi5 chromosome 27, tn1, whole genome shotgun sequence, one region contains:
- the LOC113505745 gene encoding uncharacterized protein LOC113505745 has protein sequence MERRLSRDPDLQKEYANFMTDYLDAGHMSLVPGNELSQGKYYIPHHCVLRPDSATTRLRVVFDASAKDAHSRSLNDTQLIGPKLQPNILEILLRFRVHNIVFMADVRQMYRQILISQADRDYQRIFWRTTPTECLQEYRLNTVTYGVSSSPFLACRTLRQLAEDEGNQYPIAKGIILSDVYIDDVASGSDTLEHAQQAKDQLIALFKLGGFHLRKWVSNNAQLLLDLPIQDRLTGSVSLDNYETQILKILGLKWDPHTDAFLFEIQPLDRPCTKRSILSELARVFDPLGFLSPITIQIKTYIQKLWILGIGWDQTPPDEVIAAGPAGNS, from the exons ATGGAACGTAGGCTGTCTCGTGACCCTGACTTACAAAAGGAATACGCGAATTTTATGACAGATTACTTGGACGCCGGTCATATGTCTTTGGTTCCCGGGAATGAACTCAGTCAGgggaaatattatattccacatCATTGCGTTTTGCGTCCTGACTCTGCTACCACCCGTCTCCGCGTTGTCTTTGACGCGTCGGCCAAGGATGCCCACTCTCGGTCTTTAAACGACACTCAACTAATCGGTCCCAAGTTACAACCGAACATTCTAGAAATTCTATTGCGATTTAgggtacataatattgtttttatggctGATGTTCGACAAATGTACCGTCAAATTCTTATTTCCCAAGCCGATCGTGACTACCAGCGCATTTTTTGGAGAACCACTCCTACAGAATGTCTTCAAGAATACCGTTTGAATACTGTAACATATGGCGTTTCATCTTCACCCTTTCTTGCGTGTCGTACTCTGCGACAGCTTGCCGAGGACGAGGGCAATCAGTATCCCATAGCAAAGGGAATCATTCTGTCTGACGTATATATCGACGACGTGGCCAGTGGTTCCGACACGCTAGAACACGCCCAACAGGCAAAGGACCAACTAATCGCCTTGTTCAAATTAGGTGGCTTCCATCTTAGGAAGTGGGTGTCTAACAATGCGCAACTTCTGCTTGACCTCCCTATTCAAGATCGTCTCACTGGTTCTGTCTCTCTCGATAACTATGaaactcaaattttaaaaattctcggCCTAAAATGGGATCCTCACACAGATGCATTTCTTTTCGAAATCCAACCTCTCGACCGGCCTTGTACCAAACGATCGATTCTCAGCGAACTAGCTAGAGTGTTCGACCCTCTAGGATTTTTGTCTCCCAttacaattcaaatcaaaacctATATCCAGAAACTTTGGATCCTTGGTATCGGATGGGATCAAACACCGCCTGATGAGGTCATTG CGGCCGggcccgcaggcaacagctag
- the LOC113505873 gene encoding U6 snRNA-associated Sm-like protein LSm4, producing MLPLSLLRTAQNHPMLVELKNGETYNGHLVSCDNWMNINLREVICTSRDGDKFWRMPECYIRGSTIKYLRIPDEVIDMVKEETQVKSRSRSEVSKGRGGGQNMRTGRGGNRGAFGNRGRPAPLARGGGNQGNRNPQNKNKK from the exons ATGTTGCCTCTATCGCTACTAAGGACAGCACAAAACCACCCTATGTTAGTCGAATTGAAGAATGGCGAAACATACAACGGTCATCTTGTCAGTTGCGATAATTGGATGAATATTAATCTCAGAGAAGTTATTTGCACATCTAGAGACGGTGATAAGTTCTGGAGAATGCCAGAATGCTATATACGTGGGAGTACAATCAAATATTTACGTATTCCTGATGAAGTCATCGACATGGTGAAAGAGGAAACTCAG gTAAAATCCAGAAGCCGAAGTGAAGTTTCCAAAGGCCGTGGCGGCGGTCAGAACATGAGAACAGGTCGCGGCGGCAACCGTGGCGCCTTTGGTAACCGTGGACGGCCCGCTCCCCTAGCCCGAGGCGGCGGCAACCAAGGCAACCGGAATCCacagaacaaaaataagaaataa